A region of the Melioribacteraceae bacterium 4301-Me genome:
GCAAAAGTCGTTTTTGCGGGTTTAACATCAGAAGTTGGACAACTTCCCAAAAGTCTTTTCATTGATAGTGTGATGGCGCGAGGGGCAGTAGATTATTTTGATATCATGAACGTGCATTTCTATCGCTACGCGGATACACCTATCCAAAAGGTTCGCAGTGTGCTTAACCAATATGGAAAATTGGCTTCTATTTGGGTCACGGAGACGAACAACTGGCGCTCTCTTTTGCCCAACAATACCGAGCAACGAGCTGCTGATTCGCTACGACCGTGGCTTAATTACCTACGCTCATTAGGTTCTGAAAAGATCTTCTGGTTTAATCTTTCGGACTTTACCGCATGGGGTCCTGATTCTACTGTATGGGGATTATTCAGGAAACCCGATTATTCACCCACAGCCATTTACTCAGCCTACAAAGACTACATCGCAACAGTGACGAGTGTACAGGAAGAAAGCACTTCCAAATTTTCCGGGTTTGTTCTCCAGCAAAACTATCCTAACCCTTTCAATCCGAGCACCACGATTCGCTTCTCGCTTCCGCGACGTGAGCATGTAACGTTAAAAGTCTTTGACATCCTCGGCAGAGAAGTGGCGACATTGGTGGATGGGGAATTAAATGCGGGTGAGTATTCGGTTGTCTATGATGCCAGCAGCTTGCCCAGCGGTGTGTATTTTTACCGCTTGCAAGCAGGAAGTTTTGTTGAACAAAGAAAAATGGAGGTTGTGAAATGAGGTTATATGTAATAGTTTTTGCAGGATTGTTTTCTCAGTTTTTTGTTGCATCCGGTCTCTTTTCCCAGAATCTCCATATCGCACCATCAGGCAACCGATTTATACGCGTTCAAGTGCTGGATGGGCGTTCTTCACCGCCTTCGTGGGGCTTTGATGGTCAAAACGGCAGGGAGTATGAAACGCCAGATAGTGTTTTAATTATGATTAAAGAACTCAATCCTGATGTTCTTGATAGACTTTATAATAATCCTATCTCGAATTTGAATGCCCCATTGCAATACCGTGATAGAAGCGGTAACATGGTAAATTGGCAAGAAGCAGAAGGTGCTGGAGGTTTTCCGGCTGGCTCTATTGGTTCATGGCTTTATCAAGCAATAAAGGGAAGGGTTTATTATCCGCGGTTAGGTTCAGAACTTTATGACCCACAAAATGAGTCGGAATTTTACGCGTTAGCACAAGCTTTGTACAATAATGCAATTTCTCTCGGAGTACCGAAAGAGAAGCGTTTTCTTGACCTTGATAATTGGGGAACAATTTTGAGCCATAACAATGGCAAACAGACAGCTATCAAAATCTTATCAACGCTTTATGCTCAAGGGTGGGCTGGTATAGGTATTCATTCTTATTCTTCAATTACAGCGACTAATAATATTCCAGATTCGGTAGCTCCCACATTTGCTTCCTTCGTCTGCGCAATAGACTCAGTAACTCAGAGAGTAATCTGGCGTCCCGATTCGGTAGCGCTGTCACTGATGAAAACTGATAAGCATTTACAGCGTTATATTCTTTATATAGATTTTCCACGGATGATGCAACAGTTCCTAGATCTCTCGCCAGATGAAGAAGCTGATGTATTAACTACACTTGCTAGATTACAGGCTTATGATCCAAGTAATCCTAAGGAGACGGGTTATACATTTGTTTTTCCTATTGGTCAAACATTCTGGGATAGCAAAAAGCGTATTACCTCACCAACCGGTAAATACAAAGGTATCTCGGTGTATGAATACATGCGGGATTCTCTTCTTCCAGTCTACAACCCAATAACTTCGGTTGAAGACAATCGAAATGATTTTCCAAATGAATTTCGATTATACCAGAATTATCCTAACCCATTTAATCCAACTACCACGATTCGCTTCTCAATTCCGCAAAGAGAGCATGTGACATTGAAGGTGTTTGATGTTCTCGGCAGAGAAGTGGCAACATTGGTAGATAAAAAACAAGAAGCTGGTTACTACGAAAAGAAATTTAACGCAGAAAACTTACCAAGTGGAATGTATATCTACAGATTGACTGCTGAAAAAGTAAATCTTGTTAAAAAGATGATGGTGCTAAAGTAAGACACGAATTACGGTGTTGAAAGATAAATTTGGTGTATTGTGGCAAATAATTCTAAATATCTTAAATAAATTATTGAGTGATAAGGATGCTGAGAAATCTAAAAGGGTTATGCAAGCAATACTGCGAATGAAAAAGATTAATGTTGCGGAATTAAAAAAGCATATAAAGAATAATAATTTTGTTAAAATAACTCCGGTTAAAAAAGTTACGAGGCTATAAATCATCTTCTATTTCGAGATTAGGAATTTGTGTGAATGCAATTCTCATTGGAGCAGAATTTCTTGCTGTATGTGAACCTCCGAAGTAAACAGAGGCGTAGCCGTATCGTCTGTTAAGCAAATCAATTGCTTTGTAAAGAGATTCATTCTTTTCAAAATTTTCAAAGATAGGAAGAGTAGCATTGCTTTCGGGCAAAAGATTGAACAAAACAACCCCTACTGCTATAGGAATACTTTTACCAATAGAAGTGGATAATTCATTATTTAAAAAAGGATTTCTGTTCCACATAATATCAAGAGCTTTTAGGAATTCGAGTGTGTTTTGAGTAGCAGTGAAAGTTATATAGTCTTTCCATTTTATTTTTTTAGAATTATCTGGTTCTAATAGAATTTTATATTTTACAATTACACCAAGCGCTTTAGCATAATAGCCTAAATAGCGTAGCCGCATAGCCGCTTTTTGTAGTAATCTATGAAGCACAGCGTAAGCACTTTCATTATTTTTTAAACTGGGCGGAAGTACATGCGAATGCCCAATTGTTGTACGATGGGTAGGAGGACGTTTTACAATTTTCCCTCTTAATTGATCATACATTCTTTCTCCTTCAATTCCACCCCAAACTTTCCTTAAAAGAGACTTATCTGCCTTACAAAGGTCTTCAACGGTGTAAATACCATGTCGGTGAAGCCTAATTTCCATTCTTCTTCCTATTCCGCAGAGATCATTTATATTAAGTTTATAAAGACAATGTGGAAGATCTTCATTATCAATAACTACTAAGCCATCCGGTTTTTGCATATCTGTTGCAGTCTTTGCAAGGAATTGATTTGGTGCTATGCCAATTGAACATCGGAGATATTCGCCAACATCCTCTTTAATTTTTCTTTTTATACGAAGGGCTATTTCAATTGCATTTTCTCTATTTTTTTCCTTGCCGATAAGGCTACAGACCATTTCATCGATAGAAAGGACCTGGTCAACGGGAAGGCACTCGTTAACTTTATCAACAAGTCTATTATGATATTGAATATATGTTCGGTGGTCCGCTTCGACGAACTTTATATCAGGGCATAATCTTCTTGCTTCTGAGACCATTGTGCCTGTTTTTACACCATAAGCCTTAGCTTCGTAACTTGCAGCGATACAGCAAGTGGTGTCTGCCATTACAGGTACTACTCCAACCGGCTTGTTGCGAAGCTCAGGCTTAATCTGTTGCTCTACAGAAGCAAAATATGAATTAAAATCAATAAATAAGTTATTTAGTGACATTTTGACATTTTGTTATAGTGAACAAATGTTCACTACTAAATAATAAAAAATTATCCCTAAAATCAAGAGCAGCTGGTAACAGGTAAAAGAAAATTGTTGAATTGTTTAAATTCGTTTTGTGCTTAAGGTAATTTAAATGACGGCAACTTTTTTCGATAGTTCTTGTAGCTGTATATATTAAGAATTAGAAATTGAAAGATTATTAAGATTTATCAAAGGTGTAGATGAGGAAAATATTTGCCTATATTTTTTTCATTTGTATCTCTTCTGTATTTCCGCAGAATATTTATGTTTGTTCTTCCTTTACAGAAAACGGTGAGCCGATTGGGACTTCGCCTCAAATTACAATTTATCCACATCAGATGAACAGTTATTATATACTTTATAGAAATCCGTATTCCTTTAGTAAAAATGAATCGTTGTTTCTTTTTATTGACAAAATAGATGGAGAGCATTTAATAGCTTTTGATAGCGAAGTAATAACTGCTGAAAAGGGCAAGTCGTGGATTGCTTATAATTATTCATTTAAAGAAGCTGGAAGGTACAAGATATATATTGCAGATAATCGAAAAGAACTAGCATCAATTGTAATTACAATATGGGAAGCAAGCAAATCAGATTTTGAATCTACGTTTGCTGAATCTTTTTATTATGCCAATGCCAAAGTTATCTTTTGTAAAAAAGTTTTTTTAGAAAAGCCGATAGAGCCTTTTAATTTACGTTCGATTTCAAAGGATGGAAGTAATTTTTTTATTTTTTTAGAAAACAATAAACCGCTTAATACAAATCTTGTAATAATACAAGTATGGCTCAAAAAAAATAATTCGGTTGAGTATGATGAATATGTAACTACAAAAAGGTATTTTGTCAATAAAGATTGGAAGTATACTTTCTTTGATTTTAATCTTGAAAATACTGGTGACTACAAATTTATTCTCTTTAATGAAAAGGAAATATTAATTAAATCAGCATATATTACAATTATCAAATAAAATTGGTATTCAATGAAAGGAATAATTTTAGCAGGTGGTTCTGGCACACGGCTTTATCCCATCACAAAAGTTTACAGTAAACAATTAACTATTATTTACGATAAGCCTTTAATTTATTATCCACTATCTGTGCTTATGCTAGGTGGAATAAAAGAAGTATTAATAATTTCAAATCAAGAAACAATTCCGCTTTATAGAAAATTATTTGGTGACGGCTCATCAATTGGAATGCAGATTCAATACGCAATTCAAAAAGCACCAAATGGAATTGCCGAAGCATTTATAATAGGGGAAAAATTTATTGGCAACGATTCTGTTTCTTTAATTTTAGGGGATAATATATTTTATGGTAAACTCGACTTTTTTTACAAAGCAGTTAGTTCCAACAAAAAAGGTGCAACAATTTTTGCTTATCAAGTTAAAGACCCACAACGATACGGTGTTGTTGAATTTGACAAAAATGGTAAGGCGGTCTCAATAGAGGAGAAACCTAAAAAACCTAAATCCAACTACGCTGTACCTGGACTTTATGTTTACGACAACAAAGTAATAGAAATTGCTAAAACTTTGAAACCATCCGAACGAGGCGAACTGGAAATCACTGATGTTAACAAATATTACCTTGAACGTAACGAACTTTATGTTGAAAGAATTGGCAGAGGTGTTGCATGGCTTGATACTGGTACCCCTGAAGCACTTTTGCAAGCATCAAACTTTTTTGGAGTTATTGAAGATAGACAGGGAACAAAAGTTGCCTGTATAGAGGAAATTGCTTTTCAAAGAGGTTTTATAAGTCGTACTAAATTTTCAATCCTAATTGAAAGTCTTCCTGAATCTCCTTATAAGGAGTATCTTAAAAATGTACTTAATGAATAAG
Encoded here:
- a CDS encoding T9SS type A sorting domain-containing protein gives rise to the protein MNFDSDYSEMKRLRRYFLWLVAVILATGNSFAQSSNFGVHASELSNVSLPTLDRVAKMLDSAGVRWVRIVIPWMDVESSKGQWNWGDWEARLSILRSYNINILGLLYKVPQWASSAPPGTDPQLIPYYVPKDTLEWMTYVDSTVSKFKNYISHWEIWNEPDGGFMYVPQFGTKHIRYVELLRTAYRTIKQRDSSAKVVFAGLTSEVGQLPKSLFIDSVMARGAVDYFDIMNVHFYRYADTPIQKVRSVLNQYGKLASIWVTETNNWRSLLPNNTEQRAADSLRPWLNYLRSLGSEKIFWFNLSDFTAWGPDSTVWGLFRKPDYSPTAIYSAYKDYIATVTSVQEESTSKFSGFVLQQNYPNPFNPSTTIRFSLPRREHVTLKVFDILGREVATLVDGELNAGEYSVVYDASSLPSGVYFYRLQAGSFVEQRKMEVVK
- a CDS encoding T9SS type A sorting domain-containing protein encodes the protein MLDGRSSPPSWGFDGQNGREYETPDSVLIMIKELNPDVLDRLYNNPISNLNAPLQYRDRSGNMVNWQEAEGAGGFPAGSIGSWLYQAIKGRVYYPRLGSELYDPQNESEFYALAQALYNNAISLGVPKEKRFLDLDNWGTILSHNNGKQTAIKILSTLYAQGWAGIGIHSYSSITATNNIPDSVAPTFASFVCAIDSVTQRVIWRPDSVALSLMKTDKHLQRYILYIDFPRMMQQFLDLSPDEEADVLTTLARLQAYDPSNPKETGYTFVFPIGQTFWDSKKRITSPTGKYKGISVYEYMRDSLLPVYNPITSVEDNRNDFPNEFRLYQNYPNPFNPTTTIRFSIPQREHVTLKVFDVLGREVATLVDKKQEAGYYEKKFNAENLPSGMYIYRLTAEKVNLVKKMMVLK
- a CDS encoding DNA polymerase translates to MSLNNLFIDFNSYFASVEQQIKPELRNKPVGVVPVMADTTCCIAASYEAKAYGVKTGTMVSEARRLCPDIKFVEADHRTYIQYHNRLVDKVNECLPVDQVLSIDEMVCSLIGKEKNRENAIEIALRIKRKIKEDVGEYLRCSIGIAPNQFLAKTATDMQKPDGLVVIDNEDLPHCLYKLNINDLCGIGRRMEIRLHRHGIYTVEDLCKADKSLLRKVWGGIEGERMYDQLRGKIVKRPPTHRTTIGHSHVLPPSLKNNESAYAVLHRLLQKAAMRLRYLGYYAKALGVIVKYKILLEPDNSKKIKWKDYITFTATQNTLEFLKALDIMWNRNPFLNNELSTSIGKSIPIAVGVVLFNLLPESNATLPIFENFEKNESLYKAIDLLNRRYGYASVYFGGSHTARNSAPMRIAFTQIPNLEIEDDL
- the rfbA gene encoding glucose-1-phosphate thymidylyltransferase RfbA, whose protein sequence is MKGIILAGGSGTRLYPITKVYSKQLTIIYDKPLIYYPLSVLMLGGIKEVLIISNQETIPLYRKLFGDGSSIGMQIQYAIQKAPNGIAEAFIIGEKFIGNDSVSLILGDNIFYGKLDFFYKAVSSNKKGATIFAYQVKDPQRYGVVEFDKNGKAVSIEEKPKKPKSNYAVPGLYVYDNKVIEIAKTLKPSERGELEITDVNKYYLERNELYVERIGRGVAWLDTGTPEALLQASNFFGVIEDRQGTKVACIEEIAFQRGFISRTKFSILIESLPESPYKEYLKNVLNE